gtgtgtcggcccaccgggaaaatgcctgatatgccagattaccagtccagccctggttataTTGCTACAAACAAAACTAAGCCCCATAGCCAAAAAAAGGTGACTGAATACTGAAAATAAGCCCAAAACACGGAACACGCGACTCCAATATTTGCAAGTGAATTTCcgaaaaaacaaaaaggcaaaagTCATTTCGAAGAAGTAGAATTCTCAACTATGATATCAGATCTGTGTGCAATTTCTCAGCCCTCTCCCTCTCGTCCCAAAACACTCGAAGAGTTACCAAATGTATGTCAGAGACGTATTAGAAAAATTATGgtgatcaataaattatgaacaatttactgccattgtccatttaacatgtaatcatgtaatccatattCAAAATatgattatgtaatccagattacatgtaatctattACTTCCCAGCACTGGTAACCATCTCCTCGATGGAGTGGGGGTGGTGTactggtctaaagcacataactggtaatcaggaggttgctggtttgatccccacagccaccaccattgtgtccttgagtaaggcacttaactccaggttgctccggggggattgtccctgtaataagtgctctgtataatacattggtactcagaaggtttctggttcgatccccacagccaccaccattgtgtccttgagtaagacacttaactccaggttgctccggggggattgtccctgtaataaatctGTAATATTGtctgtaatattgtaatattgtcaCAGTAAACAGTCTGAACACATCCTTAAAACTGATAAGTTCAATGTTGGTCAGAATactctaaataaaaaaacaagtgatttttgtgtTGCTGTTCCATAACAAAGCACCAGAACAAATGGCAAaaatctagtttttttttttttttctagttgcATGTTCCATGCCATTAATTCTCTCTTATGAATGAACTTTTGTGTTACTGAGAGTGAGCGTGAAAATGGATCGGCTCCACTTTAGTCTCGCAGTCCGTCACTACATAAAGCCCCACAACTTACTGACATTCATCGACCGTCAAGCAGCTTCACTAAAGACTTTTCAGCAGTTTTCTTAAAATGGAAGACTTAATCTCTCAGGAACCCAGAGATCTGGGCAGAGCTTTGTGCATCATCACAGGGGCCTCGAAAGGTTACGGACGGACGCTGGCGTTACAGTTGAGCTGTCTGCTGAAGCCCCGGTCCATAATGCTGCTGGTGGCCAGAACCGCAGAACAGCTCAATGAAGTGAAGGAGAGCGTTAAAGCCCTGGACGACAGACAGAACAGGCTGGTGGTGCGTTGTGTGCAAGCGGATTTGGAGAAGATGGAAGGTGTAGAGAAAACAGTTCAGGCAGCTAAAGAGACTTCTCCGTCTGCGATGGATCACTTACTGCTCATCAATAATGCAGGTGTGTATgataattcagtcattatttactcaccgctGTGTTTTTgtaactctatatgactttctgtcttgttctgaacacaaagggagaaatggtgaataaatgttgtgctcagtgatgtcatacaatggcagtttatggtgacacctcttcaagcttcaaaagaacacaaaagtatcattcagaagtctaattaattattcatgagactcatgaacatttattcacagtttctccctttgtgttcagaacaagaaagaaagtcatatagagttacAACAACACATGCATTAtgatatttttgggtaaacttatccttaaagggacagttcacccaaaaatgaaaaacagatgtgtgtgactttctataTTTCTAAAGAGAGTTTTTGGTTGAACTCCTGCTTTAAGAAGCTAAAATGTTTTTAGCGAATATATCTTAAAGTATGTTTATTTTACTTACTATTTGTATTTTATGCATAATCGTcacaaaaatctgaaaaaacGTAATTCATAGCattctctctcaattcaattcttcAAACAATATGTAATTTCGCTtctcaattaaataaaaacattttcaccacttttttatttatttagatacattttatatatttattttttactggaaaacaagacaaaatacttatatatttttaatctaatctaatctaattacatttttagttttattttgtattttttgcagtACCTGATGGTATCTTTATATTGATCATACACTCTTAAAAGTAATGTTTCCAAAAACGTGTTTGGTATAGAAGAACTTAAAAGAACTTTTCCAGTCTAAAGAACCTTTTGTGCAATGGGATGTTGTTTATGGTAAGAGTGTAGATGTGGTAAAGTTCTTTCTCTTTCAACATATAATTAATATGTGACAAAATGTGTCTCGTTTTCTTCAGGCTCTCTGGGTGACGTGTCTCGATTGACTCTGACCTTCACTGACCCCACAGAGGTCAACCGTTACCTGTCCCTGAACGTCAGTGCAGTGCTCAGTCTAACGGCCGGTGTCCTGCAAGCGTTTCCTCGTCGTCTGGGTCTGCAGCGTACAGTGGTGAACATCAGCTCTCTGTGCGCGCTCAAGGCCTTCCCCTCGTGGGTTCTGTACTGCACCGGTAAAGCGGCCCGCGACATGATGTTTCGTGTGTTAGCCGAGGAGGAACCTGAGGTCAGAGTGCTCAGTTATGCGCCTGGTAAGTGTGTTTGAGTCAACAAGTTAAACATCAAACatgctctgattggctgtgacTGCAACCTCTTATTTTCCCTTCACATTCTTTAAATACGTTGCTCCTTATCAAAACCAATCTGACAGATATTATTCAAGCTGACAAAGTGGAACCTTTCCAAAATGTCACTGGGATCAATTCTAGTTATGTCGTTTATGTTTGAGGTGAATTTAACTgcagcaaaaacacacaaaatacgaTAAAAGAAGCCCAAATGGACAGTTGGCAGACGTGTGGCAACACCAATCAGATCATCTTAGCATGGGAAAATTCtttgcatttattcatctttttatTTCTGGGATCATacacaaataatgtaaaattttTCACTTTACTTCACTttaaaaagtctcattttatgccacaaatgttctCCTTCACATTCCTtcacaatacacagatgtgaactgtagggggcgctctaacacattttacccctcacagatgtgaactgtagggggcgctctaacacattttacccctcacagatgtgaactgtagggggcgctctaacacatttgacccctcacagatgtgaactgtagggggctctaacacattatacccctcacagatgtgaactgtagggggctctaacacattatacccctcacagatgtgaactgtagggggctctaacacattatacccctcacagatgtgaactgtagggggctctaacacattatacccctcacagatgtgaactgtagggggctctaacacattatacccctcacagatgtgaactgtagggggctctaacacattttacccctcacagatgtgaactgtaggggctctaacacattatacccctcacagatgtgaactgtagggggctctaacacattttacccctcacagatgtgaactgtagggggctctaacacattatacccctcacagatgtgaactgtagggggctctaacacattttacccctcacagatgtgaactgtagggggctctaacacattatacccctcacagatgtgaactgtagggagctctaacacattatacccctcacagatgtgaactgtaggggcgctctaacacattatacccctcacagatgtgaactgtaggggcgctctaacacattttacccctcacagatgtgaactgtaggggcgctctaacacattatacccctcacagatgtgaactgtagggggctctaacacattttacccctcacagatgtgaactgtagggggctctaacacattatacccctcacagatgtgaactgtagggggctctaacacattatacccctcacagatgtgaactgtaggggcgctctaacacattatacccctcacagatgtgaactgtaggggctctaacacattttacccctcacagatgtgaactgtaggggcgctctaacacattatacccctcacagatgtgaactgtagggggctctaacacattatacccctcacagatgtgaactgtaggggcgctctaacacattatacccctcacagatgtgaactgtagggggtgctctaacacattttacccctcacagatgtgaactgtaggggcactctaacacattttacccctcacagatgtgaactgtagggggcgctctaacacattatacccctcacagatgtgaactgtagggggcgctctaacacattttacccctcacagatgtgaactgtagggggcgctctaacacattttacccctcacagatgtgctcgtccatagacattcagtctaatgttcagttcattatttcattgaatatctcggaaTCTGAGTGGACTATAAGCTCAATCTAGATGCCTtttgaaagctgagatcctcccctttgtgatgacataaaacattttatgatcattataacaaaaaaatatatgtttctgatgatttgtttttgcatgcttttcctacCGGATGGCAtcttttgttctggacatctaaaatATAACAGATTATtaacacaagcaagctcacagacaagtaaacaatggatAATTTTTGGTAAAAGCAAAGATAAAGTGTTTAGCTAtctggggcttacagcagcagttttcagagcataaatgagacgtttgtatttgatgacttacagaaatcatatttcactttgtgactCTTTTGAAAATCTTCACAACTGTGGTATTAAtgtaacaaaataatatatacagtcacattcctgagaatgagagctttcatttgatatatgacttgcccatttatgtgctttgtgtaATACTATTATTTGTCATATAATAGTTCTACCGCatgacctctagggggcgctaattttcaccgcgaatgttttgaggccttatttagTTGTTCTAAGTAACACAAATGTTGAAGTGATGATTATCTCTGagaagttcagattctaagctttcaaatgacacctcATATGCCTGATTTACGCATAcggagactttaacgttttaagcataaacattttTCGCGATATAGCGCCGACGGAGTTTAagagtttttaaagggatagtttaaaaaaatgacaattctgtcataatttacccccGTGTCGTTccaccagtatgactttctttcttttgtggattgTTGATGAGAATGTCTATGCTATAAAATGCATGTTTGAGTGATGCAGTAATTGTGTTTATGTGACACACAGGTCCTCTGGACACAGACATGCAAGTTCAAGCTCGCTCTTTCTCTGGCGATCTGAACCTCCGTCGCTCTTTCTCCGCCATGTTCTCTGAGGGACAGCTGCTGTCCTGCGAGGAGTCCGGGGCCAAACTCATGAAAGTCCTGCTGGATAATGATTACCCATCAGGGGCCCACGTAGACTTCTATGAACTCTAGAACAAACTTACACGTGTCAATGATTTGCAGGGATGTCAGGGTTACTTCTGAAATTTATTCCACCACAGATTACAGGATACATGTTGTTAAATGCACTTCGGATCGCATCATttgtatgtataatatgtatatgtCCATCTGAatgcactaaatattaaattaaccaaatgacaataaaatgcaaagtaatctcttcagtaatcagtGAATGTAACTCTATTCTAAATATcactgatttaaattgtaactgtatttgaatacagttacttatattttgtattttaaatatgtaatcccattacatgtattctgttactccccagcCCTGTGTATAAGCAgctatttctattatttttattttatgttttaataaatctGATTTAGgattacattaaaatatgtacatttcagCAATACTGTTTTTatagtttgaataaataaatataatactgCACTTGGTCTTTGACTTGTTGTCAAACTGATTGTGAAATCTGTGTGAATGCATCTGAGGACCTCTAGTGGTGAGGAGTGACACTGCAGATGGATTTCATTTTcaggagcttttttttttttttttaaccatttaaaacaaattgtgtcTAATCCAGATTCATTAATACATATTATCAGTCTGAGACTGTATGACCTCTTACCCcaaaaattaaatcaacataaacTTTATGCCATAATATGTAAAATTGAGACTTTTTTTCTGatgtaacaaatatttaaaaacagaagaaaaatacatttttaagcccacattttgaatttttggtgacatttttgccACTAACACTgattataaatctctcatattgcagaTATTATCACATGATATTGCATAAGATCTtttattaacttatttatttgtaattatgacAGGATTTGTACTACttgtttaaacatatttaaatatatatatatatatgtgggccAGTGGGGGGCACTCACTGtggaaaacacaaaaaatatataataataactacataataaatgaataattactTGCTTGAACTTTACATGCATATATCTGATCATACCAGATCTtcattaatgctttttaattcactgataaataaaaactgtttcaTTCTCATCATTTGTGAgtttatcacaacaattatattcagagttgataaaaaggtctcagtttacagatttatttcactcagaggtcaaactgcagtgagttttaCTGTAtgaaactcacagacacacatgaatataataaacaggagtgtgtGTTTATCACGTTATTCCTCATTACTTCctgaaatatacatttatcaTAGACAATGACTTAAAGTAACTTACAGCAGAatatcccgattcaaacgagcccaacaatgtgtgtgtatgagtgtgtgtgtgtatgagtgtgtgtgtgtatgagtgtgtgtgtgtatgagtgtgtgtgtgtgtatgggtgtgtgtatgagtgtatgagtgtgtgagtgtgtgagtgtgtgtgtgtttgtgtgtgtgtatgagtgtgtgtatgagtgtgtgtgtgtatgagtgtgtgtatgagtgtgtgtgtctctgtgtgtgtgtatgagtgtgtgtgtgtgtgtgtgtgtgtgtgtgtgtgtgtgtatgagtgtgtgtgtgtgtgtgtgtgtgtgtgtgtgtgtgtatgagtgtgtgtgtgtgtgtgtgcgtgtgtgtgtgtatgagtgtgtgtgtgtgtgtgcgtgtgtgtgtgtgtgtgtgtgtgtgtgtgagtgtgtgtgtgtgtatgagtgtgtgtgtgtgtatgagtgtgtgtgtttgtgtgtgtatgagtgtgtgtgtgtgtgtgtgtgtgtgcgtgtgtgtgtgtgtgtgtgtgtgtgtgtatgagtgtgtgtgtgtgtgtgtgtgtgtgtatgagtgtgtgagtgtgtgtgtgtgtgtgtgtgtgtgtgtgtgtgtgtgtgtgtgtgtgtatgagtgtgtgtgtgtgtatgagtgtgtgtatgagtgtgtgtgtattttttggtctgggtcaaaatgaccagaacacaacataagggttaaatgTGTTCTTCTAATAGTTAAACAATGATACAGGGGACACCGGGGTTAGTTGTCACAATTTTTTACTCATGTGAATATTCCTTAAGTCAGGGACATTTTTAAAGGTCACTTTTGTCAAAGACAAAAATTCCTTGTTAGCATATcaaccttttgtgacaacatgccccaatataTGACTTAAGTCTGAAAACCTTGTATTTAATTaggttaatttataataaaaatgtacttaaatattgaactttttctcactcacacctatcctatatcttctgaagacatggattaaaccactggagtcttatggatgacttttatgctgactttatgtgcttttttgagtttcaatgttctggtcaccattcacttgcattgtatggacctacagagctgagttattcttctaaaaatcttcatttgtgttctgcagaagaaagcaagtcaaacacatctgggatgcatgagggtgagtaaataatgagagaatttatatttttgggtgtactgtccctttaaaatctCTCAAGCCCCGTTATGCCACTGGTTTGAGCACCAGCAAAACCTCCTTGGGTTTGGAATGACCAAGAACTAACATTAGCGAATGACATTGGCAAAGACATGAATGTTCCTATTGATAACGTGTCAGAAAAATCCTCCTCTTCTGGATCAGTTTGACTCCTTATATTCATTCTATAGCTTGTATTATCAGTCCATTACTCTTATCATGATAATGGATCATGAAGTGCGCATGCGCGTAGTATCATTGGCGCTTACGTGCGGCCTTAGTGGCTTCCTGACATATACGACGCACATGCGCGATGCCGTCGGGGTTTCGCGGTGGGCGTTTCTGGCGTGCGGCAGAGGGGCGGGGCGGAGGTGGGTGTGTGGCTCAGCTGACTGTCATCACCCGACACCAGGTCCACTCAACATACACACCGTTCGGCTTATATGGACCCGCTGAGGACGCGACGGAACCGGCTGATGTGTGTGTGACGCGGGCGCTGTCCGCGGTGCTGAAACAGTGAGTACGCGAGCACGCACGCACAGACTGATTTTCGCGTGTGATGACGATGAGACCCAGCGATAGCTGTCGATATTTGATGACTGATTGTAGAGGAATAGATGGAGAATAGCGCCGCGCgcgaaagtgtgtgtgtgtagagagagagagagagagagagagagagagagagagagagagagagagagagagacattgggAGGTAATGGGGCTGTGATTCATTGTAGCTCGACTATCACTGCGACTCACTCGACTGGAAGTAAAGCAGTGTCAGGATGCGCCTccattctctcattctctctcagaTAAAGCCAGTGAGCATTATGTAATGCGTTGACAGTGAGAAGGATGGAGAACATCAGCCCATGTTCAAGGTGCGTCTTTGTTTGTGTGATGTTTGTGGAGGTTTGGAGAGCAGCTCTGCCTCTGATTGTTGTCAGTGAGCAGAAAATGGAGAGTATGTGTGAGCAGATGTGAGGACTGTATTAAGATGGCATGTTTTCATCTGCTCAAAGGGTCTCAGAAGGTGCTGAGGATTCATATTAATCTCTTTGATAACAACAGGGCACATGCTAGGCGATGAGGTTGTGTGTTGAGTAATCTTTtgtgtagacacacacacacacacacacacacacacacaggctcagCTACACACGTTCTGTGTGTCATGAGTATTTCTAAATGAGAAAGAAATGGTCTCGTTTTCTTCATTATCTCTCCTGAAGCTGCGAGGTTTCGATTAGTCAGATTGGTCAGATAAGGTTATTGGTATTATTGGGTATGTTGTGCATCTAGAACAGTTGTTGTTTAGTAGTTGAGGGTTTTTAGGGTGGTATGAGATCTTTTAGACCCCATAAAAGTTTgttgagatctctctctctctctctctctctctctcacacacacacacacacacctgtggcAGACTTTGCTGAttattgagtgagtgtgttggaCATTATGAAACAGCATATGTGTCTCGTgtagtgagacacttccaatggaagtcaatggggaaaatccataaacattaaaatactcactgtttcaaaagtatagacacaagatgtaaataatatgtgtCTACACAATATGTTTtgtcattatgaccaaaactgaacaagtgctttgaaatttgcagataaatcagaagtgtccgttttgataatttatgatAAATGCTGTACTGTAACATCAGattcatcaaatattcatgtgtcgtATGTTATCTCCTTACACCAGCCCGCGTCCACCGTCTCTATAGTGCTGCTGTACTGACCAATGGCAATcagtgctggagagagagagagagagagggagagagagagagagagagagagagctagactATATTATTACAAAGGTGGAAATCAGATCTTTCTGGAGACTCTGTAGTCTCTTACTTCTCAAAATAACAATTTCACAGACAAAAAATAGcgaagtatatgtctttgacagttatgatggtgttgcttatatgccgcattttcACCTATAACTTCACCGTaacataaaatctcacatatgattatttagagtctgtgattatctttcaatcgagtccacacacaagataatcagatgtatagatcattagataatccacatgaagcacaatgttacatatgaccaccaggagatggcgccaaatacacgacacagactcaatgatgactcaaatgacacagaatgaaactcattcagtgaaatctcatgactaaaatcatgtctgcatgctatgcaaacctttagtcattgttgtgtttgcatgtgtaattagttcttatgtacgattattatcttttatttgtttggagatgcttttggacactatgattaattatatttgtaatgttgtaacttttgatggCTTTGTCgaatcaacacaaacattttcccAAATAGAATCGACatgattggaaacaaaacaaaagcagtttttggaGCCACCACATTTACACCCGGAGATCTGTAATGCCAAATCAGAACAATTAGTAACTTTTTGACTCAAtttcttttgtgatttttcagaaACTTCTGAGGCTGAGAGTTCCAGAATTtgtcataatctatatcattaacaTGGGTAAAAAATATCTTTACAATGATacaaaacacttgaccctccttgtttttttagtttttttttaattattatttatttattttgataatgtTTTTGTCGAGACATAACCTTTAattttgaaacaggaaatctttaaaaacaccttcagagtttaaagggttaaaccctctataaattggccccattgacttccgttgaaagtgtctcactgtaatgcagatttgtgcttttttaaagaaaaggagggacgatattatgccacaaattctgttgattgagtttaacttgtattcaacccaGAATATTCTATTATTCTATCCACACTACAGCTTACGTAAAGAAATTAAGCGTTCCACTGCATACAAAAGTCAAGTTTGGTGAAAACTTACCTGCAAATTTGTATGACGACATACaaagaaaacatatttcaaagctgcgtgttttattgttgttgtttttgttttattattgaattttctttatttttttaattggaacaTACAATAagtatataacaatatttatatacatatacagttccTTGTTTTTAACACACTAAGGGAGGACACAAACATGAACAGTCtctagatagatagttagatagatagatagacagatagatagacagacagacagacagacagacagacagatagatagatagacagacagacagacagatagacagacagatagacagatagatagacagatagacagatagatacacagatagacagatagatagatagacagacagacagacagacagatagatagatagatagacagacagacagacagacagatagatagatagacagacagacagacagacagatagatagatagacagacagatagacagacagacagacagatagacagatagatagacagacagacagatagacagatagatagatagatggacagatagacagacagattgatagatagatagatagacagacagatagatagatagatagatagatagatagatagacagacagacagacagacagacagacagacagacagatagacagacagatagacagatagatagacagacagatagacagatagatagatagatagacagacagacagacagacagacatacagacagatagatagacagacagacatacatacagacagacagatagatagacagatagacagatagatacacagatagacagatagatagacagacagacagatagatagatagatagatagatagatagacagacagatagatagatagatagatagatagacagatagacagacagatagacagatagatacacagatagacagatagacagacagatagatacacagatagacagatagatagacagacagacagacagacagatagatagatagatagatagatagatagacagacagacagatagatagacagacagacagacagacagacagatagatagacagacagaaagatagacagacaaatagacagatagatagatagacagacagacagacagatagatagacagacagacagacagacagatagatagatagatagatagatagatagatagatagatagatagatagatagatagatagatagatagacagacagacagacagatagatagatagatagatagacagacagacagacagacagacagacagatagatagacagatagacagacagacagacagacagatagacagacagacagacagatagatagatagatagatagatagatagatagatagacagacagacagacagacagacagatagatagatagatagatagacagacagacagacagacagatagacagacagatagacagatagatagacagatagatagacagacagatagacagatagatagatagacagacagacagacagatagatagacagatagatacacagatagacagatagacagacagacagacagacagacagacagacagacagatagatagatagatagatagatagacagacagacagacagacagacagacagacagatagacagacagacagacagatagacagatagatagatagacagatagacagacagacagatagatagatagatagacagacagacagacagacagacagacagatagatagatagatagatagacagacagacagacagacagacagatagacagatagatagacagatagacagacagatagacagacagatagatagatagatacacagatagacagatagatagatagacagatagatagacagacagacagacagacagatagacagacagacagacagacagacagacagaaagatagatagatagatagatagacagacagacagacagacagacagacagatagacagacagacagatagacagatcgatagacagacagatagacagacagacagatagatagatagacagacagacagactgacagacagacagacagacgtatggacggatagatagacacccatgaatatatatattcaaagaAATGAGTGTCAACCTTCATCCATAagctaataaatacaaattactaGGCATTAAAGACAAATGAAGTATTCTAAACAAAATTAAGTAATGGATCCCAATTTTTATCAAATCTGGCAGTAGAGCCTCTTAGAGTAAACTTAATTTTCTCTATTTATAAAAAAGACATCAAATCATCTAACCTCAAGAAAATGGGAGATTTAGAAGACTTCCAATGCAATAAAAGTAGTCTACGAGCTCTCAGTAAAGCGAAGGCAAGAGCATTAGCAGACTTCTTATTATGCTCATCCAGTACAGCAGGGACACCAAAGATGGCAATCAAGGGGCATGGTTCAGAGG
This window of the Xyrauchen texanus isolate HMW12.3.18 chromosome 27, RBS_HiC_50CHRs, whole genome shotgun sequence genome carries:
- the LOC127621431 gene encoding sepiapterin reductase-like, giving the protein MEDLISQEPRDLGRALCIITGASKGYGRTLALQLSCLLKPRSIMLLVARTAEQLNEVKESVKALDDRQNRLVVRCVQADLEKMEGVEKTVQAAKETSPSAMDHLLLINNAGSLGDVSRLTLTFTDPTEVNRYLSLNVSAVLSLTAGVLQAFPRRLGLQRTVVNISSLCALKAFPSWVLYCTGKAARDMMFRVLAEEEPEVRVLSYAPGPLDTDMQVQARSFSGDLNLRRSFSAMFSEGQLLSCEESGAKLMKVLLDNDYPSGAHVDFYEL